The Zea mays cultivar B73 chromosome 7, Zm-B73-REFERENCE-NAM-5.0, whole genome shotgun sequence DNA segment AAGGCTAAATGGTGGGACAAAAATTTTAAGCCTAATTAATTAACGATTAACAAATATTTACTGTAACATCACATGATCGAACCATTGATTAATTGAACTTAAAATACTCGTCATACCGTTTACTCTTATctatataattagttttataatttaaATATATTTAATATCTTTGACTAGTAGTTAGTACGGGGCTAAAATTTAGCCCCCTCAACCCAACACAGCCTGCCCTTTCCAGTTGTCCATTATCAAGGATGGGACTGAGCTGCAATATCATGTCAAATTAACAAAGAGGTTGCAAGCCAATAATGGTTTCACTCTCTCACTGTAAAATGTAAACTTTATCGGGAATGTGAACGAATGGTGACCAGGCGTTCAAGGAAAATATGGCAGTTGGCCTGGCCCTGCCCACGTTCTTCACTGCCATACACGTCTGACTATATGTCTGAGactgagagagagagaaagagagagaggaaaCCCTTTCCTCCGCTCAAGCTTGTGAACGTGGGCCCTCCTTCTGCAGTGCAGTGAGGCGAGCTTGTCGCCTTGTTGTCATCCTTCCTCGTCAGTAGCACTGTAGCACTGCCAAATGCCAATGGCTCCAGccctgtcatcgacataaatcacTTTATATGGATCCGCAATTGCTTCAGAGAGCTACCGCCACCAGCTATTGAGCTACTGCCTCTGACCAAGTCCCCAGCTGCGCTGCGCCTGCTATGTCGTCGTCCTCGCCCGTATCGGCGGTCTCATCAGCCACCGCGCCGCACGTCGTGGACGACTGCCTCGGCATCGTGCAGCTTCTTAGCGATGGCACCGTGACGCGCTCCGCGGACTACTCCGCCATCCCTCTCCTGGGCGAGGTGCCGTCCAACCTGCCCGTCCAGTGGAAGGACGTCGTCTACGACCCCGCGCACGCGCTCCGCCTCCGCATGTACAGGCCCACCGACACCGACGGCGGCAAGACGACCAACAACAAGCTGCCGGTGCTAGTGTACTTCCACGGCGGCGGCTTCTGCATCTGCAGCTTCGAGATGCCCCACTTCCACGCCGGCGGGCTCCGCCTCGCCGCCGAGCTCCCGGCGCTCGTGCTCTCCGCCGACTACCGCCTGGGGCCCGAGCACCGCCTCCCCGCGGCGCACCGCGACGCCGAGGCCGTCCTGTCCTGGCTCCGCGCCCAGGCCGAGGCCGACCCGTGGCTTGTCGAGTCGGCTGACATGGGCAGGGTGTTCGTCTGCGGCGACTCGGCCGGCGGCAACATCGCGCACCACATCGCCGTCCAGTACGGCACgggccacctcgccctcggccccgTCGTCCGGCTTGGCGGCTACATCATGCTGTGGCCCTACTTCGCCGCCGAGGAGAGGACGGCGTCCGAGACGGCCGGTCTTGACGTCGACCACCAGTTCGTTAGCACGGCGCTGTTGGATCAGATGTGGCGCCTGGCGCTGCCGGTCGGCGCGACCAGGGACCACCCAGCAGCGAACCCGTTCGGACCGGACAGCGTCCCGCTGGAGGACGTCGCCTTCCAGCCGCTGCTCGTCGTGGACCCAGACCAGGACG contains these protein-coding regions:
- the LOC100502249 gene encoding Probable carboxylesterase 15-like, encoding MSSSSPVSAVSSATAPHVVDDCLGIVQLLSDGTVTRSADYSAIPLLGEVPSNLPVQWKDVVYDPAHALRLRMYRPTDTDGGKTTNNKLPVLVYFHGGGFCICSFEMPHFHAGGLRLAAELPALVLSADYRLGPEHRLPAAHRDAEAVLSWLRAQAEADPWLVESADMGRVFVCGDSAGGNIAHHIAVQYGTGHLALGPVVRLGGYIMLWPYFAAEERTASETAGLDVDHQFVSTALLDQMWRLALPVGATRDHPAANPFGPDSVPLEDVAFQPLLVVDPDQDVLHDRTQDYAARLTAMGKLVELVVFRGQGHGFFVFDPCGEASDQLIHVIRRFVLLHKHPCNLVDLSTTM